TGGAAGCTCGCGCCGAAGTCACGGACGGACAGAACTCCGAGCAAGAACCGGAACAGCGACAACAGGACCAACAACAGACCCACATGATGATTcaccagcagcagcagcaacagcaacagcaacaacaacaggaaCAAGAAGAAGAAAGCCGTCCACATTGTAAGCAGAGGATTCTTaccgttattaataattaattgaatttttttctaggagatgagtaggatttcgggggtaggtctattcaccaaaaatgcttataattgaccactgcatccaaaaataatttttccagagtgatttgaaatttttgaatttaattgttaatcaaccatcaacaaattggtattcttgactttcgtcttatcttAGCGTCTGAGGCAGAGTCTGTTAGGTTGCTTTAACCCTCCCTTCCTTTTCCATCTAATCCACAGCACCCCCAAAACTTCCATGTATctattaacaatttttaactGCTTCCATTCGACTGATTCTGCTTATTACTCTACTTAAATAGAGAATATATTAACCACGAACAAGAAATTAATAATAGAATACTGGATCGAAAGGTGCTTGGTTTTTTTTAAAGCTTCATGATCTTTGTTTGCTTGTTGTTCACAGATGTGCAACCGCGTTCGGTGCGTTCCATTCCGGATGCGTTCGCCCATCGCCGTGAGAAACGCGTCCGTCGTTGCGCCTGCGATTGCGCTTGCTAATTCCGCGTCCAGAGTATCGGATCGAGTTCCCCGTCGCGTCCGATCGAAGCACAAATGtccttaaaaaaagaaaaggcaCCTTTGAAGCATGTTTGACCAGTTTCTGTGACCCCAAAAAAAAGAATCATGTACTTTTTCAGGAAATCCCAACACGAATTCTTCCCTACGCATCTTGCATTTTGATAAGTCTCGATCGCATAACCGCGACCAGGTGCCTGACAGAGAGGAGCAGAATTGGGACAGACAGTCACAGAGATtacaaaaaatgttttattaagCTCGTAGTTATTATCACGCTCGTAAAACAGCAGCGAGGCCAACGTTTCGTTTAGGCAGTACCCGTGATACGTTGGCAAACAATGGAGTAATAAAAGTGAACTACGACTgagtcgtaaaaaaaaaaaacaaaaaaagaaaaaaaacagcaATTTACATCGAAAGAACAAACGTATGAGTAGTGGGAGGAAGACCCATTGATACCAGTGATATTATTCGAGCACACGCATACACCGGAGGAGACGCCTTAACTTTGTTATTAAAGTTTTTTCCTCTCTTGATAACAGCTGTATGCTGGGAGAAAATGGGAGACAGAAATAAATCTGTGATCGTTTCTTTCAGTCTCgttaaaaaaacagaaaaaaacaaaaaaaagagaaaaacatAGCTttccaaagacatggaaatgatTGGAGACGGGCTCGTTTGTATTTCACGACGATCGTTTGCTGTATTAGGCGAACGTGGCCAGGAGAAGCTTCGAATTTCTTAATTGATAAATTTGTTCACTTATATTTAAATCGGTTCGTTTATCGAATGAGCGAAAATAAAGTTCGAAGATCCTTCTATAAAATCCAATCCAATTTCGATGTGTATTCGTTAGCTTCCATTTGTATTTGCAGATAAGTTTCTGAACCACACTTTGCATCTACCCTAAATTCTTTAAGGTATGGTCATTTTATTATTCTGTATTCCTATAttacatataatatatattttttttttttcgtgacaATTAATAAAGCGACAAAATTATTGGTTAAACTCGATACCCTGCGAAcgtatttgttttatttttcgtttagtCATCGACAAGTGCATATTTGTgacgttaaaattaaaaaaaaggaaaaaaaaaacaacatacACACAAAATATTGTTGGTATCGGAATATTTTGACACGAAGCTTTTAATATAGTTTAGTAGAATGTACCGTTTTATTATAGCAATACGTCTGAATTGAGAGTATTAATAAATATCCGAaaattagtatttttatattataatagaGTAGAAACAATTCATTTCCATGGTAAACACGTTGACACTTTTTAAGTAAGCTTTTTTTTATATAGCGTTATATCGGACAGTGTTTAGGTAATATAAATACGGAGAGAAAAATTTGGAAATTTAACGaagcaaaatatttttagatATATAAATGTGCCTCCCTTATAAATAGTACTGTGTAATCGTTAATAAGTAATGTTGGGTAATAATATTAGTATCTTTGTCAAAGACACTTAATCTAATCATTAAGTACAGGGTACGTTCTTTGGATTAAATCTTTTTCAATAAACGATAATTCGGTGTACCAATGATCACGAATTTAACATAACCGAGATGTCGAGGAATGATATACGAATTTCCCTGTTCTGTTTTTTTCTTGCTACGACGACGGAGCAACAATTTACCTGTTGctatcaaatatttttattcaaacgAATCTGATTCGTTCAATTATCTACGTGTAATAGATTATTCCAAGTCTGGTCCCTTAGAAATCAAACGAGGCACTACTGTATTTACATCAAATAGGTAAGACAGCGAAAttagtattttaatttcgtcttagCGAATAAAAAATTACAGTTTCGACATAATTTATTGAATAAATGAATAAGATTTTACTTGTTTATTATTGTTAAGATAGTTGAGTCACAAATTTATTTGTACAGCGCGCGGATTTACTCGTGATGGAAGATTAGAACTAAGCATGCGCACAAAGTCTGTCCGGTTGTAGCATTAGAGCGGTTGTTCAGCGCGTGATGTCATTCTCGTTCGTTGTTAACTACGTTCTCGTGTTGTGATTATACGTTTTTAATCGTGTCGACAGCTTTTAAGTGAAGTGTTAAATCGTTCGACGTTGTTCGAATCACGGATTACGACAATTCATTGAAGGTGAGTTGGGAGTTCAGTGAATATGTCGTACCGACGACCGTGACGTAGCACGTTTTAGATTTCacaattaaattacaaacaAACGTTAATAAATGAGTGAGTTTTAACAATAACAGATCAAAGGACGAAGATCTCTGATATCGTCAAACTAATCGGACTCATCTGCTCGAGATGATGAATTTCGAAGAAGAGAATGGATCTATGAGATCCTTGTCATCACGAAATATTCGTTGCTGTCTCGCAACAGCTAGATATAACAGTTCAAAGTAAATCTTCCTAATTCGTGTTTAAACGCTTCCTTTTACGTAATCGTAATTTCTCACGCGTCGTTTcaattagaaaagtacaactctTGACGTAAACGTATATTAACCTTGTCGATGTTTTAgtgcatatatacatatatctatATTTCGTAGGCCATATAATTTGAGAGGACTGTTCGCCGAAGTAAATGGGAAATATGGATGAATTGCAAAATCGTAACGATCGCGAGGCTGCCTACTGTGGATACGACGATCGTAATAATAACTACAGGTTAATGGAGTATCTTGAATTGAATAGTCGTACAGCAGATTCGCTCCGTAAGCAAACACAAAAAGGCGCGCGAATTAAATGTTAGAAATATAGTGCCATGAATGCATGCATAAACTTGTAGGTGAACCGGAAGTAACTATGAATTTAAACGAAAGTCCTGTGGAACTACCGCTTCATCCATTGGAGGAACTCGAAGAAGATATGTTCGATTATGAAGCAGACAATTTACTGCAGGATACAAATACAGAGTCAGAGGTAAATTAATAGAAACAGGAACAATGTATTCCCAGTTTGACGATGTGTTTTGTTCCTTTTAGGAGCAAGTTGTACCATCTAGTCAACTGAGTAACAGTTATAAATATCCAGAGGAACTTACTATTTCTGACGATGAGATAGACGAGGGCATATTTGAAGAAGAACCAGCATCTACTTTAGTACTACCAAATGATAATAACACGTATGACTCTCAGCCTCCGTGAACATTGGCTAGTTTAATATAGTTGATGTATCTCTAGAGTAGCATTGTGCGCCAACTTGCTACCAATATGTAACGTTATTAAGTTTTTCCATCGATCAGGGTCATCAAACATATTTTAAAAAGCATTACAGTAGTAGAGTTGTAACATTCTATGATGTTTCAAGCAAAAACTCTAAATGACTTTTTAAATCTAATTCAAATGCAGCAACAAACTAGATTGCTCATAATTTGTTTGATATCgctataaattttatttgttttattatGAAAGATTATTCTAAGAGCAGTGATTTACTTGATTATTAAGTTTATCGTTAAGATTTTATAAAAGGAAGAAGATAGAAATggatttgctttaaaaataaattaatactcAATAGTAAGTAATGTAATaagttctattaatattttatgcaagacttgaataaatattatacctTCAAAACATTTGCTTCTACAATAAACGTAATAGAAACCGTATTTTGTATACAACAATTTAAACGTATATTATTTATTGAAGGTCTACTTATTGTATATATTCTTAGGTAATATACACTAAATAATAGTACATATAACAGAGAACTGAGCTTATAAATAAAGTTAAATGTGAGAAACCATTAACCGTAAGTCGGTTAATAGAATCCGTCCTCTCGTTTGTATCGAGTACTCTTTCAATACCTAgtaatcgaattaaaaaaaatttgaatgttCAGAAGTATAATTTTATTGAATAATTTCGTTAAACTAAGTTTAAAGCGAAAGCTGCGTTTTATTTGGTTAGGTTACTAGATATTTTAAAGTACGTCGTATGCAAAAAATGTTCTCGAACGACCTCTGTCGGTTACAATTTTTTAGTAATCTGTAACATTCTTTTTACAGTTAAGTACCGTGAAATACCTCTTGAAAACAtacgtataaaaatatatttgtaatgCTAGCTAATTCGTAGTTCAACCGTGTCTGTTTTCTGACAGTATCCTTATTCCGTTTCCGTAAAAGTTCAACGACATTGCTGCTAGGGAATTCAGTTATATTGAGTAGGTTAATTTAATTCTGTATTGTCATTCAGAGCATTAAGTCACTGCAATACTTCTGCTTTACAAGTATCGTAAGCATAAGTGTACGTGCATACATAGCGTTAACGTTTCTTCTACTTTACAACAATGTTaaccaataaaaatattttattacttgACTCATATCAGAATCCCTTTTAGAATACATAAGAAGTAGAATAAGTAAAGTAGAAGACGAAGCGATGGAACACTGACTTTCCCTCGTTTATAAAAGCAAGAGATAATTCAATTTGATTCGCGATCTACGGTACAATCTACAAATTATAGTAATTTGTCGAATCGTAGCGATCATTCGGAAAATGGGACACGGCTACACGGTAAAAAAGCCATCAAAAGCGAAGGTAAATAGTTCGATTTACG
The sequence above is a segment of the Colletes latitarsis isolate SP2378_abdomen chromosome 6, iyColLati1, whole genome shotgun sequence genome. Coding sequences within it:
- the LOC143342403 gene encoding uncharacterized protein LOC143342403 isoform X1 — protein: MGNMDELQNRNDREAAYCGYDDRNNNYRLMEYLELNSRTADSLREPEVTMNLNESPVELPLHPLEELEEDMFDYEADNLLQDTNTESEEQVVPSSQLSNSYKYPEELTISDDEIDEGIFEEEPASTLVLPNDNNTYDSQPP
- the LOC143342403 gene encoding uncharacterized protein LOC143342403 isoform X2; amino-acid sequence: MNCKIVTIARLPTVDTTIVIITTGEPEVTMNLNESPVELPLHPLEELEEDMFDYEADNLLQDTNTESEEQVVPSSQLSNSYKYPEELTISDDEIDEGIFEEEPASTLVLPNDNNTYDSQPP